The sequence ACTTGTTAAAGCCAACTCTGTTACGACGGATTGCACGTGCTACATCACCGACGGCCTTATCTTGACCAATCAAGTGTTTCTTCAAATCTGGTTCCAAGTTCTTTAATTGAGCTTGTTCATTAGATTGTAATTCACCGACAGGGATGTTGGTCTTTTCTTCGATAATTTTTTCGATTTCTTTATCGGTAACGATATTTTGACCAGCAGGTTCATCCTTGTTGCTATTCTTCATATCTTGGAATTTTGTAACTTGATCACGATAATAAGCAGCTTTTTCGTAATCTTCATTACGTAGGGCAGCTTGCTTTTGGACTTCGGCATCGGAGATCTTGTTGTCTAAGTCAGCCATGTCGACGTGATTGATTTGTAGGTTCTTCTTTGAACCAGCTTCATCGATCAAATCAATAGCCTTATCGGGCAAGAATCTATCTTGGATATAACGAGCTGATAATTCAGCTGCAGCTGTAATAGCTTCACTAGAGTACTTAACATGATGATAATCTTCATATTTAGGTTGAAGACCCTTAAGAATTTGAATAGTTTCATCAACAGTTGGCTCATTGACTTGAACGGGTTGGAGACGACGTTCTAGAGCAGAGTCCTTTTCAATTGTCCGATATTCATTCAAAGTTGTTGCACCGACTAGTTGAATGTCGCCACGGGCTAGGGCAGGTTTCAAAACGTTCCCAGCATCCATGCCGCCTTCAGCATTACCAGCACCAACAATTTCATGAATCTCATCGATAAAGAGGATGATATTTTGATTCTTTTGAAGTTCGTTGATAAGTTGTTGCATTCTTTGTTCAAATTGACCACGAACGCCGGTACCTTGAACTAGAGAAACGACGTCTAGACGTACAACGTGTTTGTTTTGTAGTTTTTCTGGTACATCGCCGTCAACGATCTTTTGAGCAAGACCTTCAACAACAGCAGTTTTACCAACACCTGCTTCACCAATTAAAACAGGATTGTTCTTTGTTCTTCTATTTAATATTTCAATTACTCGATTAATTTCCTTGTCACGACCAATAACTGGATCGATCTGTCCTTTTTTGGCAAGGTCAGTAAGATCGACACCATATTGATCTAAGACTCCGTTACCTCTAGGTCTGCGACCATTTCCATTGCCGCCACCAGTTTGGGTTTGGGGACCTTGTTGCTCGAAAGCATTAGGTTGTTGTGCGCCGTTTAAGGCGTTGAACAAGTCTTCAAAACTAGAAAATCCACCGTTCGGATTTTGTGCCATATTATTCATACCTTCGTTAGCTTGATTTCTTAATTTTTGATAACAGTTTTGGCAGAGATTGATTTCTGTCCTTTGACCATTAACACTTGTATAGAGATGAATTGTTGCTTCATTCTTGTGACAATTCTGACATAACATACGCACCCCACCTTTCCTCTATCACAGGATACAACGGTAGTATATAATTAGCACTCGACGAATGCAAGTGCTAAGTCTTGAGATTGGAAAATTTTATTATATTAATAGTAGATAAAAATATTTTTTCAAATTTCTTTGAAAAAGTTTGATAATATAAACGCTTTCAGGGAGTAGCGTTGTAAGCGTTAAACGTCTTATCGCAGTTGGCTTATATTCACTTTTTTTGAGCATGCCCCTTGTGAAAAATGAAAGATAATGGTAAATTAATTAGTGAATATTTGTAGTATTCCTACAGAATTTTATAACTATATGGTGAGGTATTTATTATGGAAAAGAAAGAATTTCACATTATTGCAGAAACAGGAATCCACGCACGTCCAGCTACTATGTTGGTACAAGCAGCTAGCAAGTTTAGCTCAGACATTAACATCGAATTTTCAGGTAAATCAGTAAACTTGAAGTCAATCATGGGTGTTATGTCACTAGGTGTTGGCCAAGGTGCTGACGTTACAATTACAGCCGATGGTGACGATGCTGCTGACGCAATCGTAGCTATTTCAGATACAATGACAAAGGAAGGTTTGGCAGAATAATGGTTAAAACTATTAAAGGGATTGCAGCTAGTGATGGTATCGCAACTGCAGAAGCATACCTTTTAGTTCAACCAGATTTGTCTTTCACTAAGAAAAGTATTTCAGATGCTGATGCAGAAATCAGTCGTCTTAAAGATGCTATTTCAACATCAGATGATGAACTAACAAAAATCAGAGATACCGCTAAGGAATCTCTAGGTGAAGAAGAAGCTCAAGTCTTTGATGCACATAAGATGATTTTGGCTGATCCAGAATTTACGGGTGCCGTTGAACAAGAAGTAAAAGATAAGAGTGTTAATGCTGAACAAGCATTACATGATGTATCAGAAAACTTCATTTCTATTTTTGAAGGAATGACAGACAACCCATACATGCAAGAAAGAGCAGCCGATGTACGCGATGTCACAAAGCGTGTTATGGCTCATTTACTAGGTGTAGCATTACCAAATCCAGCATTGATCGACCACGAAGTTGTTATCGTTGCTCATGATTTGACACCAAGTGATACTGCTCAATTAAACAAAAAGTATGTTAAAGGTTTCGTTACTGATATTGGTGGTCGTACAGCCCACTCAGCTATCATGGCTCGTTCTTTGGAACTACCTGCTGTTGTTGGTACAGATACAATCACTAAAGACGTTAAAGAAGGCGATACAGTCATCGTTGA comes from Companilactobacillus pabuli and encodes:
- a CDS encoding ATP-dependent Clp protease ATP-binding subunit, translated to MLCQNCHKNEATIHLYTSVNGQRTEINLCQNCYQKLRNQANEGMNNMAQNPNGGFSSFEDLFNALNGAQQPNAFEQQGPQTQTGGGNGNGRRPRGNGVLDQYGVDLTDLAKKGQIDPVIGRDKEINRVIEILNRRTKNNPVLIGEAGVGKTAVVEGLAQKIVDGDVPEKLQNKHVVRLDVVSLVQGTGVRGQFEQRMQQLINELQKNQNIILFIDEIHEIVGAGNAEGGMDAGNVLKPALARGDIQLVGATTLNEYRTIEKDSALERRLQPVQVNEPTVDETIQILKGLQPKYEDYHHVKYSSEAITAAAELSARYIQDRFLPDKAIDLIDEAGSKKNLQINHVDMADLDNKISDAEVQKQAALRNEDYEKAAYYRDQVTKFQDMKNSNKDEPAGQNIVTDKEIEKIIEEKTNIPVGELQSNEQAQLKNLEPDLKKHLIGQDKAVGDVARAIRRNRVGFNKSGRPIGSFLFVGPTGVGKTELAKQLARELFGSEDSMIRFDMSEYMEKHSISKLIGSPPGYVGYEEAGQLTEKVRRNPYSLVLLDEIEKAHPDVMHMFLQILDDGRLTDSQGRTVSFKDTIIIMTSNAGQGMQEANVGFSAEANGTTNSIMNRLSEYFKPEFLNRFDGIVEFNSLTKDNLLKIVDLMLDDTNKMIADQGLSIHVTKDAKDKLVDLGYNPKMGARPLRRVIEEQIEDKVADYFLDHPKDKQLEAHVDKDEIKISKYSAPDTEE
- a CDS encoding phosphocarrier protein HPr, encoding MEKKEFHIIAETGIHARPATMLVQAASKFSSDINIEFSGKSVNLKSIMGVMSLGVGQGADVTITADGDDAADAIVAISDTMTKEGLAE